The following are encoded together in the Flammeovirga agarivorans genome:
- the moaC gene encoding cyclic pyranopterin monophosphate synthase MoaC, with protein sequence MKNQDEQKSTLTHLDQEGNPSMVDVGDKNITTRVAIAQSIVEFPLEVAQTIQKQDNLTKKGSIFQTAIIAGVMGTKKTSELIPLCHPLPLDKCKIEIEWTSETQLTIKSTAKVTSKTGVEMEALTGASVAALTIYDMCKALSQDIVIKETKLYHKSGGKTDFDR encoded by the coding sequence ATGAAAAATCAAGACGAACAAAAATCTACGCTAACACATTTAGACCAAGAAGGCAACCCTTCTATGGTAGATGTTGGTGATAAAAATATAACTACCCGAGTAGCAATCGCACAATCCATCGTTGAATTTCCTTTGGAAGTAGCACAGACTATCCAAAAACAGGATAATCTTACGAAAAAAGGTTCTATTTTTCAAACGGCGATTATTGCAGGAGTCATGGGAACAAAAAAAACATCAGAATTAATCCCACTTTGCCATCCTCTTCCACTTGATAAGTGTAAAATTGAGATCGAATGGACTTCAGAAACTCAATTAACAATTAAAAGTACTGCAAAAGTAACTTCAAAAACGGGTGTAGAGATGGAAGCATTAACAGGTGCTTCAGTGGCTGCTTTAACAATCTATGATATGTGTAAAGCATTATCACAGGATATTGTAATTAAAGAAACCAAGTTATATCACAAATCAGGAGGAAAAACAGATTTCGATAGATAA